From the genome of Candidatus Poribacteria bacterium:
TTACGAACCGACTGACATTGGGAATGAACAGCGCATCCGCGAGTACTTGGAAAAGACGAAAAAATGAGCGCGTGACAAAACACGCGAAGCTGCTGCGTACTTGTAAGAAGGAGCAAAATCAGAATGATAGAAGCAAGACGATCCTACCGTGCCATGGTGATGTCAATGATTATTCCCGGACTGGGACAGATCTATCTGCGTAAGCTGTTTAAGGGTGTCATCATATTTATAGGTATTATCTTGGCAATGGTGCTCATCTACGCCAATTCATTGCCCGTAACCAGTTGGCGAGACCTGACCCGTATAGATCGAACTGAAACATCCCCGGACGATGGGGGTGCAACAGGACAAACAGAAACACAGCCAGAAACAGATGATCCCACCTTGGCAGGCAGAGAGCAGAAGCGCTGGCGTGGCTACCCCCTATACACATCTGACAGCAAGTTTATGTTTCGGATTACCGAAGATTTGGACAGCTATCTAATAGACAACAAGGAACTCTCGACGGAACTGGTGCGGGAATTTCGGAAGCACAAAGTCTTAATTTACAAAGGGGCGACAGTTTCGACCAAAAAGGAAGGCAGTTGGTGGTTGATAGATGATCACTATCAGACCTATTCTGTGAGGAAAAGCGAATATGGATTAGACATTTATAGCACCGCACAATGGCGGTTTCGTCCCCGTTGGCAGTTCAAGATTACCGGGCTGATTCAACTCCTAATCTTCTGGGGATATGCAGTTTTCGACGGCTGGTTTGGACGACGAGAGGAATAGACAAATGAGCGTTCAATGGAAGGAAAAGAAATGGAGAAACAAATGACATTACAAGAACAGGTTGAGGGCGCAAACCTCAGTTTTTATCAAGCGATGCAAAATCTGAGTATTGACATGATGGATAGCGTATGGCTCAAATTGGGAAACAATCACCGGTTGGGAGGAGATTCGCGCGAGTTGGATAAATATCTTCCAGAACACACATCGAATGCACATCCACCCCTGCGAGATCGCGATTCATACTGATAATCAGTTTGCTTGGGTGACATGCGTCGAATCCATCCATACCTTTGCCGGCGGCAGGATGGGCATATCCTTTGCGCAAGCAACAAATGTGTTCAAACACGAAGGTGAGGGTTGGAAGATGGTGCACCATCATGCATCCCCATTGCCGAGGGAAGTAGCGCTTTCTGGCACCGCAGCGGCCCCCTCGCCAAATTAGCCGCTTGATACCGATAGAAAGAGGTTTCAAACGGCGGAAGTTTTCGTTGTTGCTGCTTCCATCAGTGTGTTACAATCATTTAGCATTTCAATTTATCAACAGGAGGAACAAACCTTGTTATCTCAATTATTGCAGAAAAAGTATTTCAGAATTGGGACGTTAAGTCTCGGAATCATCGCTGTGCTGATTGCGATTCCCGTGGTTGCCAATCAGATATTTGACGAAGAGGTCATCGGAGATTTCAAACACGTTATGACCGACTACGATGAGAAACATACACCGAAGATCGAGTGCCCAGATGAGGTTGGCGTCGGGGAATGGTTTGATGTAACCATCACAATCGGTGCCGGTTCAGTCCACCCCACCCTTTATGAGCACTACGTCAACTGGATCGGCATTTATAAAAATGATGTCGAAATAGCACGAGCCTATCTGCACCCAATCTATACCATGCCTAAAGTCACTTTCACGATCGCTTTGGAAGAGAGTTGCACATTGGTAGCAATGGAGCAACCGAACCATACCGCTCCTTGGCGGGCATCGAAAGAAATTAAGGTTGTAGAAAAAGAATAGACTCAAAAACGAACATGTGAGTCGAGAACATCAGTAAATCTAGGGGCGGGGCAATGTGCCGCCCCTTTATTCTTGGAATAAGCTTCAGGTTGAGCAGGATTGTTAAGAGATCTGCTAACGATCTTGCGAAATTCCGATCTATCGGGGAGGAAAAATATGCCGTTTATCGCTGCCGAGGAACTACCAAAAATGGAACTATTTCCGGGTGCACTCAGTGGCATTGTTGCCGGAGAAAGTCTTATGCTGTCGTTTTTGGAGATGGCAGAAGGCAGTGAAGTTCCAGAGCATAGCCATCCGCATGAACAAGCAGGATTGGTGTTGTCGGGGGAGCTACAG
Proteins encoded in this window:
- a CDS encoding nuclear transport factor 2 family protein, coding for MAYGSNWETITGWEEIRASWINIFQNTHRMHIHPCEIAIHTDNQFAWVTCVESIHTFAGGRMGISFAQATNVFKHEGEGWKMVHHHASPLPREVALSGTAAAPSPN